The Porphyromonas sp. oral taxon 275 DNA window GGCGCATCGTAGGGCACGTGCCTACCTCCCCCCCAGCCCGACCTTCAGCGAGTATGCCGATGCCTCCCAGCTCTACGGGCTGGAGCTGGAGCGCCTCCAGAGGCTGGAGCCTCCTCAGGATGCACGCGGCATCTACTGGCTCTGCAACCCGAATAATCCCACGGGCGAGGTCTACCCCCTCGAGCGGCTCGAGCAGCTCTTCGCCACCCACCCCGCGCTACTCTTCGTCCTCGACAGCTCCTACAGCTACTTCACCGAGACCGAGCTCCCCGATCCGCGGGCCATACTCGCCTGCTACCCCAATGTGCTCTTCATCGCCTCACTGACCAAGCGCTTCGCCATGCCAGGCCTACGCCTCGGCTACCTGATGGGACAAACGGAGGAGATCGCCGCGCTGGCGCGCTACCGCCAGCCCTGGGGCGTCGGGGCTATGGCGCTCCAGGCGGGGCAGTGGATCGTCGGCGGAGGCTTCCCCGAGCTCCTCGACCGCGACATGCTGTGGAGCGAGACCGCGCGGCTACGCTCCGCCCTCTCCGCCCTCCCAGGCCTGCGTGTCGGGGAGACGGCCACCCACTTCTTCCTCCTCGAGCTGGAGCTGTGGGACGAGGGGCGCCTCCTCTCAGCCACAGAGCTCAAGGAGCGCCTCGCCCTAGACTACGGACTGCTGGTGCGGGACTGCACCAACTTCGGCTACCAGCGCCCCACGCTGCGTATCGCCACGCAGCGCCCTGAGCAGAGCGAGCTCCTCATCGCTGCCCTCAGCGAGCTGAGCGCCCGCTATGCCTTAGCTCGCTGAGGCGCTTCGGGGAGGACGTTCTTAGCTTTTTCCCTATCTTTATAAGTGCATTAGACAACACGCTCACACACCTAATACTTTAGACCGATGAGAAAATATGCTATCCTCGGGGCCTGTGCGCTGACGCTGGCAGCACTCACGCCCGAGCGCGCCGCAGCCTGCTCCGACCTGATTGTCGGCAAGAAGGCCTCCGCCGACGGCTCCATCATGGTCAGCTACTCCGCTGACTCGCACACCCTCTATGGCGACCTCGTCCACTACCCCGCCAAGAGCTGGGGCAAGGGGCTCATGCTCGAGGTACACGAGTGGGACACGGGCAAACCCCTCGGCTTCATCCCCCAGGCACCCATCACCTACAATGTCGTAGGCAATATGAACGAGCACCAGGTGGCCATCACCGAGAGTACCTGGGGCGGGCGCAAGGAGCTCTCCGACCCCAAGGGCATCATGGACTACGGCAGCCTAATCTACATCGCCCTGCAGCGTAGCCAGTCTGCCCGTGAGGCCATCCGCGTCATGACCGGTCTGGTACGAGACTACGGCTACTACAGCTCGGGCGAATCCTTCACTATCGCGGACAAGAACGAGGTCTGGGTGCTGGAGATGATCGGTAAGGGCCCGAAGAAGAAGGGCGCCACCTGGGTAGCTATCCGCATCCCCGATGACGCCATCAGCGCACACGCCAATCAGGCCCGCATCCACAAGATCCCCTTCGGCGACAAGGAAAACTGCATGTACGAGAAGGACGTCGTCAACCTCGCTCGCGAATACGGCTGGTTCAAGGGCAAGGATAAGGACTTCGACTTCCAGAAGGCCTATAATCCCTACGACTTCAGTGGGCTGCGCGCCTGCGAGGCTCGTGTGTGGAGCTTCTTCCGCGAGTTCGACAAGAGCATGGACAAGTACACCAAGCTCGTCAAGGGCGACGTCAACGAGGAGCCCATGCCTCTGTACATCATCCCTGAGCGTAAGGTGACGCTGGCCGACGTACGCAAGGGGATGCGCAATCACTACGAGGGTACGCCGCTCTCCATGACGCAGGACCCCGGGGCTGGCGCCTACCGCGTACCCTACCGCTGGCGTCCTATGACCTTCAACGTCAACGGGCAAGAGTACGTCAACGAGCGTGCCATCGCCACGCAGCAGACGGGCTTCGTCCTGATCGCCCAGCTGCGTAGCTGGCTGCCCGACGCTGTCGGCGGTATCCTGTGGTTCGGTGTCGACGATGCCAACACCGCCGTCCTGACGCCTATGTACGCCTCCATCACCAGCATCCCCGAGTGCTATCGCCGTGGCAACGGCAGCATGACGGAGTTCAGCTGGACGAGTGCCTTCTGGATACACAACTGGGTCGCGAACATGGCCTACCACAAGTACGAGCCCATGATCGCCGATATCCGCCCCGTGCAGCAGCAGCTGGAGAAGGGCTTCGACGAGCTGGTCAAGACGACCGACGCCAAGGCGCTGGAGCTGCTGAAGGCTAATCCTCAGCAGGCCATCAGCTACCTCACCGAGGTCTGCGCCAAGACAGCCAACGGCACGACGGAGCGCTGGAAGAAGCTCGGTGAGTACCTCATGGTCAAGTACATGGACGGCAACGTGAAGAAGGAGAAGGACGGTAAGTTCGAGGAGAACGGCTACGGTCAGATCGTCATGCCCTCCTTCCCAGGCTACGACAAGGACTACTACGAGCGCATCGCCACCAGCAACGAGGCAGGCCGCCTCGAGGTGCCGAAGGACAAGAAGTAGCCCGTCCTCGCCGCGCTCCGAGCAGCTAGCTAGGCAGGCCACAGCAGGCTTAGCAAGGCACTCCGAGCAGCCACTAGCCGCACACGGCACCGCTAGCCGAGTGCCACGACAAACCCACTCAGCAGCTC harbors:
- a CDS encoding dipeptidase codes for the protein MRKYAILGACALTLAALTPERAAACSDLIVGKKASADGSIMVSYSADSHTLYGDLVHYPAKSWGKGLMLEVHEWDTGKPLGFIPQAPITYNVVGNMNEHQVAITESTWGGRKELSDPKGIMDYGSLIYIALQRSQSAREAIRVMTGLVRDYGYYSSGESFTIADKNEVWVLEMIGKGPKKKGATWVAIRIPDDAISAHANQARIHKIPFGDKENCMYEKDVVNLAREYGWFKGKDKDFDFQKAYNPYDFSGLRACEARVWSFFREFDKSMDKYTKLVKGDVNEEPMPLYIIPERKVTLADVRKGMRNHYEGTPLSMTQDPGAGAYRVPYRWRPMTFNVNGQEYVNERAIATQQTGFVLIAQLRSWLPDAVGGILWFGVDDANTAVLTPMYASITSIPECYRRGNGSMTEFSWTSAFWIHNWVANMAYHKYEPMIADIRPVQQQLEKGFDELVKTTDAKALELLKANPQQAISYLTEVCAKTANGTTERWKKLGEYLMVKYMDGNVKKEKDGKFEENGYGQIVMPSFPGYDKDYYERIATSNEAGRLEVPKDKK
- a CDS encoding aminotransferase class I/II-fold pyridoxal phosphate-dependent enzyme, translating into MTDGHGDDLYRYTGIKANFSSNVTSLTDPTPLRRYLAEHIDCIGSYPEPRAQSLGRALANYHGLAESELLVTSGATEAIYLVAQAHRRARAYLPPSPTFSEYADASQLYGLELERLQRLEPPQDARGIYWLCNPNNPTGEVYPLERLEQLFATHPALLFVLDSSYSYFTETELPDPRAILACYPNVLFIASLTKRFAMPGLRLGYLMGQTEEIAALARYRQPWGVGAMALQAGQWIVGGGFPELLDRDMLWSETARLRSALSALPGLRVGETATHFFLLELELWDEGRLLSATELKERLALDYGLLVRDCTNFGYQRPTLRIATQRPEQSELLIAALSELSARYALAR